A genomic stretch from Croceibacterium aestuarii includes:
- a CDS encoding amidohydrolase family protein, with amino-acid sequence MIEAALVSCDDHLDLNMLPADVWQKRMASKWGERTPQVVSAADGPAMWMADGERWGFWSGKKGNPFGKGPKPLHTAYDRGGIEDLTELRAGNAKLRLEDMDRDNVWGHVIFGPVTSIKTDDPEFMAACYAAYNDWLYEDFCVASPERLIGVAVLPPHPEAAFAELRRLAEKGGCRQANIQIAVAEPRLEDKRWEPVFDLLEQSGIVLSFHVTVFPKAGDAFDKYKGSPGATFLHAKMFIEQFLDPFVDLFAWGILERHPKLKIVIAECGAGWVPWVVEELDYRHWRLWECADYWDDKGGIPHKMKPSQVFKRQVYGTFQQSPTTMALTDFWGPDNLLWASDYPHPDSIWPNSVRTIGETMGHMDPEKVRKMVGGNAAKLYGLDLGKAAIRAELPIGYTAVAAE; translated from the coding sequence ATGATCGAAGCCGCCCTCGTCAGCTGCGACGACCACCTCGACCTCAATATGCTGCCCGCCGATGTCTGGCAGAAGCGGATGGCGAGCAAGTGGGGCGAGCGCACCCCTCAGGTCGTCTCGGCTGCCGACGGCCCAGCGATGTGGATGGCCGATGGCGAGCGCTGGGGGTTCTGGTCGGGCAAAAAGGGCAATCCCTTCGGCAAGGGCCCGAAGCCGCTACACACCGCCTATGACCGCGGCGGGATCGAAGACCTCACGGAGCTGCGCGCCGGCAATGCAAAGCTACGCCTGGAAGACATGGACCGCGACAACGTCTGGGGTCACGTGATCTTCGGCCCGGTGACCTCGATCAAGACCGACGACCCCGAGTTCATGGCCGCGTGCTACGCCGCCTACAACGACTGGCTCTACGAAGACTTTTGCGTCGCCTCGCCCGAGCGGCTGATCGGCGTCGCCGTGCTCCCACCGCATCCCGAAGCCGCCTTTGCCGAGCTCAGGCGCCTTGCCGAAAAAGGCGGCTGCCGCCAGGCCAACATCCAGATCGCGGTGGCCGAGCCGCGGCTCGAGGACAAGCGGTGGGAACCGGTCTTCGACCTGCTCGAACAGTCAGGTATCGTCCTCAGCTTCCACGTCACCGTCTTCCCCAAGGCGGGCGATGCGTTCGACAAGTACAAGGGTTCGCCCGGGGCGACCTTCCTCCACGCCAAGATGTTCATCGAGCAGTTCCTCGACCCCTTCGTCGACCTGTTCGCCTGGGGCATCCTGGAGCGGCATCCGAAGCTGAAGATCGTTATCGCCGAATGCGGCGCCGGCTGGGTGCCGTGGGTGGTCGAAGAACTCGACTATCGCCACTGGCGGCTGTGGGAATGCGCCGACTACTGGGACGACAAGGGCGGCATCCCGCACAAGATGAAGCCCAGCCAAGTGTTCAAGCGGCAGGTCTACGGCACATTCCAGCAAAGCCCGACGACGATGGCGCTGACCGACTTCTGGGGCCCGGATAACCTGCTCTGGGCAAGCGATTATCCGCACCCGGATTCGATCTGGCCCAACTCGGTGCGCACCATCGGCGAGACGATGGGCCACATGGACCCTGAGAAGGTCCGCAAGATGGTCGGCGGCAATGCGGCCAAACTCTATGGCCTCGACCTAGGCAAGGCGGCGATCCGCGCCGAGTTGCCGATCGGCTATACGGCGGTCGCGGCCGAATAG
- a CDS encoding glycine zipper 2TM domain-containing protein produces MKKTIFAAAAVALAMPAAPVLADHGPPPWAPAHGKRAKDHDRYYERYHTRYEPRYRTTDNGIRYWRGDDGRYYCKRSNGTTGLIIGAAAGALAGRAIDTRGERTTGTVVGAAVGALLGKSIDQNRVRCR; encoded by the coding sequence ATGAAAAAGACCATCTTTGCCGCTGCCGCCGTCGCGCTGGCGATGCCAGCGGCCCCCGTCCTCGCTGATCACGGCCCGCCGCCGTGGGCACCCGCGCACGGCAAGCGGGCGAAGGATCATGACCGTTATTACGAGCGTTATCACACGCGTTACGAGCCCCGCTATCGCACAACCGACAATGGCATTCGCTATTGGCGAGGCGACGATGGGCGCTACTATTGCAAGCGCTCCAACGGCACCACCGGGCTCATCATCGGCGCCGCCGCAGGCGCGCTGGCCGGCCGGGCCATCGATACCCGCGGCGAGCGCACGACCGGAACCGTCGTCGGCGCGGCGGTAGGCGCCCTGCTCGGCAAGTCGATCGATCAGAACCGCGTGCGCTGCCGCTGA
- a CDS encoding FMN-dependent NADH-azoreductase, producing MQILRIDSATTGDASVSRELTDAIAEHFRAKYPDATWVVRDFATDPLPHLDVAKTGAIRQPQDAHDGAMKAAFPAERAVLDEFLASDIVILGVPMYNFTVPSSIKAWLDRLGVPGVTFGYSEKGPEGLAGGRRVIVASSRGGAYEMGGPAEHQETYLKTFFNFIGIDDVEFVRAERIGFGPEAKDSAMTAAREEIAKL from the coding sequence ATGCAGATCCTGCGAATCGACAGTGCCACCACGGGCGACGCCTCCGTCAGCCGCGAATTGACCGACGCGATTGCCGAGCATTTCAGGGCCAAGTATCCCGACGCGACCTGGGTGGTGCGCGATTTCGCCACCGACCCGCTGCCGCACCTCGATGTCGCCAAGACCGGCGCCATTCGCCAACCGCAGGATGCGCACGACGGCGCCATGAAGGCAGCCTTCCCGGCCGAACGCGCCGTGCTCGACGAATTCCTGGCCTCCGACATCGTGATCCTCGGCGTGCCGATGTACAATTTTACCGTGCCCAGCTCGATCAAGGCCTGGCTCGACCGGCTCGGCGTGCCTGGCGTGACGTTCGGCTACAGCGAGAAAGGTCCGGAAGGGCTCGCCGGAGGACGCCGGGTCATCGTCGCCTCGAGCCGGGGCGGCGCCTACGAGATGGGCGGACCGGCCGAGCATCAGGAGACCTATCTCAAGACCTTCTTCAACTTCATCGGTATCGACGACGTCGAATTCGTACGCGCCGAAAGGATCGGCTTCGGCCCGGAAGCCAAGGATTCGGCAATGACCGCCGCGCGCGAGGAAATCGCCAAGCTGTGA
- a CDS encoding winged helix-turn-helix transcriptional regulator, giving the protein MSDRDGNVTTAGHSPIRCQAVNDILARVGDKWSMQVVMGLAAGSLRFNALLRAVDGISQRMLTRTLRALERDGLVDRAVTPSVPPRVDYSLTMLGRSLIEPVGTLGAWAMENRAAVDAARSRFDAREGGSA; this is encoded by the coding sequence ATGTCCGATAGGGACGGCAATGTAACCACCGCCGGGCATAGCCCGATCCGCTGCCAGGCGGTGAACGATATTCTCGCCCGCGTCGGCGACAAGTGGTCGATGCAGGTTGTGATGGGTCTGGCGGCCGGATCTCTGCGCTTCAACGCACTGCTGCGCGCGGTCGACGGAATCTCGCAGCGTATGCTCACCCGCACGCTGCGCGCTCTCGAGCGCGATGGGCTCGTCGACCGGGCGGTAACGCCGAGCGTACCGCCGCGCGTGGACTATTCGCTCACGATGCTTGGCCGTTCGCTGATAGAACCGGTCGGCACGCTCGGCGCTTGGGCGATGGAAAACCGTGCCGCGGTCGATGCAGCGCGCAGCCGGTTCGATGCGCGGGAGGGCGGTTCCGCCTGA